A genomic stretch from Candidatus Krumholzibacteriia bacterium includes:
- a CDS encoding DUF418 domain-containing protein produces the protein MATTVLPAARILSLDVLRGVAVLGILVMNIQSFAMIEWAYFNPTAYGDLTGVNYWIWYLSRLFFDSKFMAIFSMMFGASLLLIIERAQEKGRRPFVIHARRNFALLLIGAAHAYLLWSGDILFPYAVCSFFVFLFRHRRPRTQLVAGLVILLLGTLILYSGALQPDSPELQEQIAEFQPTDEMIAEEVNTYRGGWLEQMEHRVPTTRDMHLWVLPFFYFWRVSGMMLIGMALFRWGVLSAERSSRFYLTLIALGVVVGLPMAHMSVAASEAADWAYKATFHVANLWNYWGSLFVALGWIGVVMLVCRSPLGLVEFSAVASVGRMAFTNYLMQTILCTTFFYGHGFGQFGRLERLEQIFVVIAVWALQLLWSPWWMKRFHYGPAEWVWRWATYGRRPPMRRA, from the coding sequence ATGGCCACGACCGTCCTGCCCGCCGCCCGGATCCTCTCGCTGGACGTCCTCCGCGGTGTTGCCGTCCTCGGAATCCTGGTCATGAACATCCAGTCCTTCGCGATGATCGAGTGGGCCTACTTCAATCCGACGGCCTATGGTGACCTCACGGGTGTGAACTACTGGATCTGGTATCTGTCGCGACTGTTCTTCGACAGCAAGTTCATGGCGATCTTCAGCATGATGTTCGGGGCAAGCCTGCTGCTGATCATCGAACGCGCGCAGGAGAAGGGGCGTCGTCCCTTCGTGATCCACGCGCGTCGGAACTTCGCGCTCCTGCTGATCGGAGCGGCCCACGCCTACCTGCTGTGGTCGGGCGACATCCTCTTCCCCTACGCCGTGTGCAGCTTCTTCGTGTTCCTGTTCCGGCATCGGCGGCCCCGCACCCAGCTCGTCGCCGGGCTGGTGATCCTGCTCCTGGGCACCCTGATCCTGTACTCGGGAGCGCTGCAGCCCGATTCGCCGGAACTGCAGGAGCAGATCGCCGAATTCCAGCCCACCGACGAGATGATCGCCGAAGAGGTGAATACCTATCGGGGCGGCTGGCTGGAGCAGATGGAGCACCGCGTGCCGACCACCCGGGACATGCATCTCTGGGTGCTCCCCTTCTTCTACTTCTGGCGCGTGTCGGGGATGATGCTCATCGGCATGGCCCTGTTCCGCTGGGGCGTGCTGAGTGCAGAGCGGTCGTCGCGTTTCTACCTGACCCTGATCGCGCTCGGCGTCGTGGTCGGGCTGCCCATGGCCCACATGAGCGTGGCCGCGAGCGAGGCGGCCGACTGGGCGTACAAGGCCACCTTCCACGTGGCCAATCTGTGGAACTACTGGGGCAGTCTGTTCGTGGCGCTGGGCTGGATCGGCGTGGTGATGCTCGTGTGCCGCTCCCCTCTGGGCCTGGTCGAGTTCTCGGCCGTGGCCTCGGTCGGACGCATGGCCTTCACCAACTACCTCATGCAGACCATCCTGTGCACGACCTTCTTCTACGGCCACGGGTTCGGGCAGTTCGGCCGGCTCGAGCGCCTCGAGCAGATCTTCGTGGTGATCGCGGTGTGGGCGCTGCAGCTGCTGTGGTCGCCGTGGTGGATGAAGCGCTTCCATTACGGACCGGCCGAGTGGGTGTGGCGCTGGGCGACGTACGGAAGACGGCCGCCGATGCGGCGCGCGTGA
- a CDS encoding DUF2267 domain-containing protein, with protein MNTHDFLGQVQARAHLSDTDQSLAATRATLVTLAQRIDPGERSDLAAQLPGEIGRMVGEVEGQATYGLHEFYQRVSQEEGAGLPAATHHARMVMTVVEDAVSAGEIADVREQLPAEYAELFTRAD; from the coding sequence GTGAACACGCACGACTTCCTGGGACAGGTCCAGGCCCGGGCCCACCTTTCCGATACCGATCAGAGCCTGGCCGCGACCCGCGCCACGCTCGTGACCCTCGCCCAGCGCATCGATCCCGGCGAGCGCTCCGACCTGGCGGCACAGCTGCCCGGTGAGATCGGACGCATGGTCGGGGAGGTCGAGGGCCAGGCGACCTACGGCCTCCACGAATTCTACCAGCGCGTGAGCCAGGAGGAAGGCGCGGGCCTGCCCGCGGCCACGCACCACGCCCGGATGGTGATGACCGTCGTCGAGGACGCCGTCTCCGCCGGCGAGATCGCCGACGTGCGCGAGCAGCTGCCGGCAGAGTACGCGGAGCTGTTCACGCGGGCGGATTGA
- a CDS encoding SDR family oxidoreductase — translation MDLRDKRALVTGGSEGIGRGVAEALIEHGAKVGLMARNQETLESTAKEIGAAAFPGDVGVEADCERVVADFVEHFGGIDILVNNAGFAHTFPLVEADVERFEAVMRTNVTGAMIMGRECARHFVQQDSGNIVNISSTSGLRGGPNGTAYSTSKFALRGMTECWRAELRPHNVRVMLVNPSEVQTGFFAKMGSEREFSENKLRPREIADAVVGALRIDDRGFIPEFSVFATNPW, via the coding sequence ATGGATCTGCGCGACAAGCGCGCCCTCGTCACCGGCGGCAGCGAAGGCATCGGCCGCGGCGTCGCCGAGGCCCTGATCGAGCACGGAGCGAAGGTCGGCCTGATGGCCCGCAACCAGGAGACCCTCGAGTCCACCGCGAAGGAGATCGGCGCCGCCGCGTTCCCCGGCGACGTCGGGGTCGAGGCCGACTGCGAGCGCGTGGTGGCCGACTTCGTCGAGCACTTCGGCGGCATCGACATCCTGGTCAACAACGCCGGCTTCGCCCACACCTTCCCGCTCGTCGAGGCCGACGTCGAGAGGTTCGAGGCCGTCATGCGTACCAACGTCACCGGCGCGATGATCATGGGCCGCGAGTGCGCCCGTCACTTCGTCCAGCAGGACAGCGGCAACATCGTCAACATCAGCTCGACGAGCGGACTCCGCGGCGGCCCCAACGGCACCGCCTACTCCACGTCGAAGTTCGCCCTGCGCGGAATGACCGAGTGCTGGCGCGCCGAGCTGCGTCCGCACAACGTGCGGGTGATGCTCGTGAACCCGAGCGAGGTCCAGACCGGCTTCTTCGCCAAGATGGGATCGGAACGCGAGTTCTCCGAGAACAAGCTCCGTCCGCGCGAGATCGCCGACGCCGTCGTCGGCGCGCTGAGGATCGACGATCGCGGGTTCATTCCGGAGTTCTCGGTGTTCGCGACGAATCCGTGGTGA
- the proX gene encoding glycine betaine/L-proline ABC transporter substrate-binding protein ProX, with protein sequence MTLRDGGCNGTENFRITLLVMHRSVPAPTSSFLLALVVAVSCVVLPAGAAPPGDDSAAHRVVMARATWDTGWFQAEVYRLLLEELGYDVQGPATMENEAFYAAVATDEVDFWVNGWFPLHQGYVETHGPGDPSPIVPVGRQVPEGSLQGYLVDRRTAERHGIDSLDDLRDPAIARLFDTDGDGRADLIGCNAGWGCAEVIEHQLDAYDLRSHVEQIQGDYTPLMYNLLERYERGDPVLFYTWTPNWTVGSLRPGEDVVWLEVPFASLPSGDGSQEGRTTVRGVDGCPSDPCAMGWPPNDVRAVANRAFLRDHPALRHLLEVVEISSEAIHTQNARMFAGEDTAADIRRHAEEWVESNRATVNVWLDGARALGVPADASMASLGPGDALPPRRELRIATKILPPFVMYEDRGYRGFSVELVDHLASELDLDYGFYGVNSMAKLLDEAARSSSDVSVSSIAITSDREASLDFSHAYFQSGLQILVPDENAGFFGGLFDRFSALMHVPQLLDVIFLFFLVIFVVSHVIWWIERRRNPDFPHGYVRGVFAGLWWAIVTVTTVGYGDTTPKRNTGKVFALVWLLAGYFVFAYFTATVTTTFTVSEIRNTIEGPEDLFGRRVGTVEGSTAHDHLLEMGVRTRDGATIESVVASLEAGELDAVVYHAPFLQYYAGHEGKGRVRVVGRVFSEQQYGLALPPGSPLREPLNRALLELMENGTYRTIHSHWFEG encoded by the coding sequence TTGACGCTTCGTGACGGGGGGTGCAACGGTACGGAGAACTTTCGCATCACCCTTCTCGTCATGCATCGATCCGTACCTGCGCCGACGTCGTCGTTCCTGCTCGCTCTCGTCGTGGCGGTCTCGTGTGTGGTGCTGCCCGCGGGGGCGGCGCCTCCCGGAGACGATTCCGCCGCGCATCGCGTGGTGATGGCCCGCGCCACCTGGGACACCGGCTGGTTCCAGGCAGAGGTCTACCGTCTTCTCCTCGAGGAACTGGGCTACGACGTCCAGGGCCCGGCCACGATGGAGAACGAGGCCTTCTACGCCGCCGTCGCCACGGACGAGGTCGACTTCTGGGTGAACGGGTGGTTCCCGCTGCACCAGGGCTACGTCGAGACCCACGGGCCGGGCGATCCGTCACCGATCGTTCCGGTAGGCCGTCAGGTGCCCGAGGGATCGTTGCAGGGCTATCTGGTCGACCGGCGCACGGCCGAGCGCCACGGAATCGACTCGCTCGACGATCTGCGGGATCCGGCGATCGCGCGTCTCTTCGACACCGACGGGGACGGCCGGGCCGACCTGATCGGCTGCAACGCCGGCTGGGGCTGCGCCGAGGTCATCGAGCACCAACTCGATGCCTACGATCTGCGCAGTCACGTCGAGCAGATCCAGGGCGACTACACGCCGCTGATGTACAACCTGCTCGAGCGCTACGAACGAGGCGATCCGGTCCTGTTCTACACCTGGACGCCGAACTGGACGGTCGGTTCGCTGCGGCCGGGCGAGGACGTGGTGTGGCTGGAGGTTCCCTTCGCCAGTCTGCCGAGCGGTGACGGCTCGCAGGAGGGACGAACGACCGTGCGCGGAGTCGACGGGTGCCCGAGCGATCCGTGCGCCATGGGATGGCCCCCCAACGACGTCCGCGCCGTCGCCAACCGCGCCTTCCTGCGCGACCACCCGGCCCTGCGGCATCTCCTGGAAGTCGTGGAGATCTCGTCGGAGGCGATCCACACGCAGAACGCCCGGATGTTCGCGGGCGAGGACACGGCCGCCGACATCCGCCGTCACGCCGAGGAGTGGGTCGAATCGAACCGTGCCACGGTGAACGTGTGGCTCGACGGTGCCCGAGCACTGGGCGTGCCGGCCGACGCGTCGATGGCGTCCTTGGGGCCCGGCGACGCCTTGCCTCCGCGGCGCGAGTTGCGCATCGCCACCAAGATCCTCCCACCCTTCGTCATGTACGAGGACCGTGGCTACCGTGGCTTCAGCGTGGAGCTGGTCGACCACCTCGCAAGCGAGCTCGATCTGGACTACGGCTTCTACGGCGTGAACAGCATGGCCAAGCTGCTCGACGAGGCCGCTCGTAGCTCGAGCGACGTTTCGGTGTCGAGCATCGCGATCACGTCGGATCGCGAGGCGAGTCTCGACTTCAGCCACGCCTATTTCCAGTCGGGCCTGCAGATCCTGGTGCCCGACGAGAACGCCGGCTTCTTCGGTGGACTCTTCGATCGCTTCTCGGCGCTGATGCACGTGCCGCAGCTGCTCGACGTGATCTTCCTCTTCTTCCTGGTTATCTTCGTCGTGTCGCACGTGATCTGGTGGATCGAGCGACGTCGCAACCCGGACTTCCCGCACGGCTACGTGCGCGGAGTGTTCGCGGGACTGTGGTGGGCGATCGTGACGGTCACGACGGTGGGCTACGGCGACACCACACCGAAGCGGAACACGGGAAAGGTCTTCGCGCTGGTGTGGCTGCTGGCGGGCTACTTCGTCTTCGCGTACTTCACGGCGACGGTCACGACGACCTTCACTGTGAGCGAGATCCGCAACACGATCGAGGGTCCGGAGGATCTCTTCGGCCGGCGCGTGGGTACGGTCGAGGGCAGCACGGCGCACGACCACCTGCTGGAGATGGGCGTGCGCACGCGCGACGGAGCGACCATCGAGAGCGTGGTCGCCTCGCTCGAGGCCGGCGAACTCGACGCGGTGGTCTACCACGCGCCCTTCCTGCAGTACTACGCCGGCCACGAGGGCAAGGGACGGGTGCGCGTGGTCGGCCGGGTGTTCTCCGAACAACAGTACGGTCTGGCGCTGCCGCCGGGCAGCCCGCTGCGCGAGCCGCTGAACCGCGCCCTGCTGGAACTCATGGAGAACGGGACCTACCGGACCATCCACTCGCACTGGTTCGAGGGGTGA